In Spinacia oleracea cultivar Varoflay chromosome 5, BTI_SOV_V1, whole genome shotgun sequence, a single window of DNA contains:
- the LOC110796957 gene encoding uncharacterized protein, whose product MSSPCPNFTDLSDLHKCANDLLHSPHIQQALHHHHHHQQQQQQQHEAMSSVREISDASLKMLDLCGTTREFHLLIKQHLQDLQHTLRRAKIEEFDFDAHILVHNVYRKKLKKKVSKCLRNTKGFKSKYFTSDLSLLDHSLIVVVHVLREVRGATISTLESLLSLVILPTNIPRINSGQSSSFSSKLRRINCRRLLERCDSMDVVVASKRLEEVASAMEELEVELESIIRRLLRTRVLLLNILTN is encoded by the coding sequence ATGTCATCTCCTTGCCCTAACTTCACTGATTTAAGTGACCTCCACAAATGTGCAAATGATTTGCTACACTCTCCCCATATCCAACAagccctccaccaccaccaccaccaccaacaacaacaacaacaacaacacgagGCGATGTCGTCCGTTCGAGAGATTTCAGACGCGTCTTTGAAGATGTTGGATTTGTGTGGTACAACAAGGGAATTCCATTTACTTATTAAACAACACCTTCAAGACCTACAACACACACTCCGTCGAGCCAAGATCGAGGAGTTTGACTTCGACGCCCACATCTTGGTACATAACGTATACCGGAAGAAGCTCAAGAAGAAGGTATCTAAATGCCTTAGGAATACTAAAGGGTTCAAGAGTAAATATTTTACGTCCGACCTTTCGCTTTTAGACCATAGTCTTATTGTAGTTGTTCATGTTTTGAGGGAGGTTAGAGGTGCTACAATATCTACATTAGAATCCCTTTTATCTCTTGTTATATTGCCAACTAATATACCTAGAATTAATAGTGGCCAAAGCTCGTCGTTTTCGTCGAAATTAAGGAGAATTAATTGCCGAAGGTTGTTGGAGAGATGTGATTCAATGGATGTTGTAGTGGCAAGTAAGAGGTTAGAGGAAGTAGCAAGTGCAATGGAGGAGCTTGAGGTGGAGTTAGAGTCTATCATTAGACGTTTGTTGAGAACTAGAGTTTTACTCCTTAACATACTCACTAATTAA